One region of uncultured Sulfurimonas sp. genomic DNA includes:
- a CDS encoding glycosyltransferase, translated as MSSQKKKLLYITDQQEYTDHGTIGALFNGYLKEYYDVNIVYFTKFKNSFQAKGDDFVVPQQYKKEISCYMDSKGVDLSSYNYVFVRNKPDILQNILQNRQKYGYKVGYRLSFPKKEEVYEAHKAKNSNTIMDTVKNYFTKQSKKNLLAQCDIFMPTSKDMEDTFYADTGVRSFPLPAGLDPARITPHRQSDGDKCHFIYVGTLDALREFEEVLLAFTKVKSSKWHLNISTLDSAFARDVMKKYLTIKDKVSILKADNLNELMIQIDDCDVGVALLPNIPIYSTSIPAKTMDYYTCAIPTLLTDNAKNRTLFSDEDALFCNFNSSDIVVKLEKIINMSQDEISKMGQAGQEKLLLHKRNYKIMAKELYEELESL; from the coding sequence ATGAGTAGCCAAAAAAAGAAACTTTTATATATAACAGATCAACAAGAGTATACAGATCATGGAACTATTGGAGCTCTTTTTAATGGATACCTTAAAGAGTATTATGATGTAAATATTGTCTATTTTACAAAGTTTAAAAATAGTTTTCAAGCAAAAGGAGATGACTTTGTAGTTCCACAACAGTATAAAAAAGAGATATCTTGTTATATGGATTCCAAAGGTGTTGATTTATCCTCTTATAACTATGTCTTTGTTCGTAATAAACCAGATATTTTACAAAATATTTTGCAAAACCGTCAAAAATATGGCTACAAAGTAGGATATAGACTCTCTTTTCCTAAAAAAGAAGAGGTTTATGAAGCACATAAAGCAAAAAACAGCAATACCATAATGGATACAGTGAAAAATTATTTTACTAAACAAAGTAAAAAAAATTTACTTGCTCAATGTGATATTTTTATGCCTACTTCAAAGGATATGGAAGATACTTTTTATGCAGATACAGGAGTAAGAAGTTTTCCTCTTCCTGCTGGACTTGATCCTGCTAGAATAACTCCTCATCGCCAATCAGATGGAGATAAATGCCACTTTATATATGTAGGAACGCTAGATGCACTTAGAGAATTTGAAGAGGTGCTTCTCGCTTTTACAAAAGTCAAATCATCAAAATGGCATCTAAATATTTCTACTCTTGATTCTGCTTTTGCTAGAGATGTTATGAAAAAGTATCTTACAATTAAAGATAAAGTAAGTATTCTTAAAGCAGATAATTTAAATGAGCTTATGATTCAAATAGATGATTGTGATGTAGGAGTAGCTCTTCTTCCTAATATTCCTATATATTCAACTTCAATTCCTGCAAAAACTATGGACTACTATACTTGTGCAATTCCTACCCTTTTAACAGATAATGCTAAAAATCGCACGCTATTTAGTGATGAAGATGCACTTTTTTGTAATTTTAATAGCAGTGATATAGTTGTAAAACTAGAAAAAATCATAAATATGTCACAAGATGAGATTTCAAAAATGGGACAAGCAGGACAAGAAAAATTGCTCTTACACAAAAGGAACTACAAAATTATGGCAAAAGAACTTTATGAAGAATTAGAATCACTTTAA
- the xseA gene encoding exodeoxyribonuclease VII large subunit: protein MNVLNVSSLNEQIKTLLESSFSRVLVEGELSRITFHNSGHIYFTLKDSTSTLKAVMFKGNATKLKFQLKEGLKVILDGAITLYKPRGEYQINCFSIEPAGHGALALAYEQLKQKLASQGYFEPSRKKQLPKFPKKVALITSASGAALQDMLRVANSRYRAIDIDIYDVLVQGQSAAPSIANAIVISDAKKYDFIVIGRGGGSIEDLWAFNEEIVADAIFRAKTPIVSAVGHEIDWVISDFVSDLRAPTPSAAMEMTLPDTNELYQTLDSLSLQHTQVMMQKLHNSKQEITHLYSLYATHSIEKKLQQKMQEVKIIKDSFTHAITTKLNVAQNQVLNLQKMLESNHPKFKSKKGFAQISQNSKLINISTLNVGDEFLAQSYEVSISAKVIKKENII, encoded by the coding sequence TTGAATGTTTTAAATGTTTCATCACTAAATGAGCAGATTAAAACTCTTTTGGAGAGTAGTTTTTCTCGTGTTTTAGTCGAGGGAGAACTCTCTCGAATAACTTTTCATAATAGCGGACACATCTACTTCACGCTAAAAGATTCAACATCAACCCTAAAAGCTGTAATGTTTAAAGGAAATGCAACAAAACTAAAGTTTCAGTTAAAAGAGGGTCTAAAAGTTATTTTAGATGGCGCTATAACTCTTTATAAACCTCGTGGTGAATACCAAATAAACTGTTTTTCAATAGAACCTGCTGGTCATGGAGCTTTAGCTTTGGCTTATGAACAATTAAAACAAAAACTTGCATCCCAAGGTTATTTTGAGCCAAGTAGAAAAAAACAACTTCCAAAGTTTCCAAAAAAAGTAGCACTTATTACATCAGCATCTGGAGCTGCCTTACAAGATATGTTAAGAGTTGCAAACAGTAGATATAGGGCTATAGATATAGATATTTATGATGTTTTAGTTCAAGGTCAAAGTGCAGCACCTTCAATTGCTAATGCTATAGTTATTAGTGATGCTAAAAAATATGATTTTATAGTTATTGGTCGTGGTGGAGGAAGTATAGAGGATTTGTGGGCTTTTAATGAGGAGATAGTAGCAGATGCTATATTTAGAGCTAAAACACCAATAGTTTCGGCAGTAGGGCATGAAATAGATTGGGTTATAAGTGATTTTGTCTCAGATTTAAGAGCGCCAACTCCAAGTGCTGCAATGGAGATGACTTTACCTGATACAAATGAGCTTTATCAAACATTGGATTCTCTATCTTTACAACATACACAAGTTATGATGCAAAAATTGCATAATTCAAAACAAGAAATTACTCATTTGTATAGTTTATATGCAACTCACTCTATAGAAAAAAAACTACAACAGAAGATGCAAGAAGTAAAAATTATAAAAGATTCTTTTACTCATGCGATAACGACTAAACTTAATGTTGCTCAAAATCAAGTATTAAATTTACAAAAAATGTTAGAATCAAACCATCCAAAATTTAAAAGCAAAAAGGGCTTTGCACAAATTTCACAAAATTCAAAACTTATAAATATCTCTACTCTTAATGTTGGAGACGAGTTTTTAGCGCAGAGTTATGAAGTTAGTATAAGTGCAAAAGTTATAAAAAAGGAAAATATTATATGA
- the flhF gene encoding flagellar biosynthesis protein FlhF, with amino-acid sequence MKILTFTGRTPSEALKKAKLEIGNDGMLIETREIKKKALGREALYEIVIGIDDNDVPLSYSNKPKPLDKQKPLRQESEDVFYDISSAAAQISEIANVTDPLYEYGVPKKATASYEPKELKEIKTEINKLGDKVKLIQNMFWDEKSPDLQNQIPSEFAEIYRLASQSGMDRAHLDAIMQMTLEHMPFKMRENSGTVKRYFQTLLRKMIPIRRESVPAPGTKKVIMLVGPTGVGKTTSIAKLAARYSYLMQKRYKVGLVVLDTYRIGAVEQLMQYARMMKLGIETVVDPPEFSTALNSLKYCDYILIDTMGSSPYDKNKIEKIYECLEANDTEYQVDVVLVMPSSIKYEDLKLTYENFSTLNVDTVMFTKLDETRGFGNIFSLAYEMKSPISYFSVGQEVPEDLVCASSDFLVDCLLNGFNRSKA; translated from the coding sequence ATGAAGATATTAACATTTACAGGTCGAACACCTTCAGAAGCCCTAAAAAAAGCAAAGCTTGAAATAGGCAATGATGGAATGCTTATAGAGACCCGTGAAATCAAAAAAAAAGCACTTGGAAGAGAAGCACTTTATGAAATTGTTATTGGCATAGATGATAATGACGTACCTTTATCGTACTCAAACAAACCAAAACCATTAGATAAGCAAAAACCATTAAGACAAGAGAGCGAAGATGTGTTTTATGATATATCAAGTGCAGCTGCGCAAATATCTGAAATAGCAAATGTAACAGACCCTCTTTATGAATATGGAGTACCTAAAAAAGCAACAGCATCTTATGAACCAAAAGAGTTAAAAGAGATTAAAACAGAGATAAATAAACTAGGCGATAAAGTAAAACTGATACAAAATATGTTTTGGGATGAAAAATCACCTGATTTGCAAAATCAAATTCCATCAGAGTTTGCTGAAATATATAGACTAGCATCTCAAAGTGGAATGGATAGAGCACATCTAGATGCTATCATGCAAATGACTCTTGAACATATGCCTTTTAAAATGAGAGAAAATTCAGGAACTGTTAAACGATACTTTCAAACATTACTTAGAAAAATGATACCAATCAGAAGAGAAAGTGTTCCTGCTCCAGGGACTAAAAAAGTTATAATGCTTGTTGGACCAACTGGTGTTGGAAAAACAACTTCCATAGCTAAACTAGCTGCAAGATACTCATATCTTATGCAAAAAAGATATAAAGTAGGACTTGTGGTTTTAGATACTTATCGTATTGGTGCAGTTGAGCAACTTATGCAATATGCAAGAATGATGAAGTTGGGAATAGAAACCGTTGTAGACCCTCCTGAGTTTTCAACTGCTCTAAATTCACTTAAATATTGTGATTATATTCTTATAGATACTATGGGTTCAAGTCCGTACGATAAAAATAAGATAGAAAAGATATATGAGTGTCTAGAAGCAAATGATACAGAATATCAAGTAGATGTTGTTCTAGTTATGCCAAGTTCTATCAAATATGAAGACTTAAAGCTAACTTATGAAAATTTTTCTACATTAAATGTAGATACGGTTATGTTTACTAAACTTGATGAGACTAGAGGATTTGGAAATATTTTCTCACTCGCTTATGAGATGAAAAGCCCTATAAGTTACTTTTCTGTAGGTCAAGAAGTTCCAGAAGATTTAGTTTGTGCAAGTAGCGATTTTTTAGTGGATTGTTTGCTGAATGGGTTTAACAGGAGCAAAGCATGA
- the ribD gene encoding bifunctional diaminohydroxyphosphoribosylaminopyrimidine deaminase/5-amino-6-(5-phosphoribosylamino)uracil reductase RibD translates to MNLALSEAWKYQGLTYPNPAVGCVLVGLNNELLAVEAHQKAGYPHAEVLALQSAYYKLTKDVDILALVSSKDIHTFLLQNHNNMFKEVSLYTTLEPCSHIGKTPSCASLISELGIKKVFVGFNDINTLASGGNEVLKKSGIDVETSLLEKKSSNLILPFNKWNKEKFVFFKWAQRLNGTTDAGNVSSDASRKNVHAMRNVCDLLVIGGNTVRIDRPTLDARLVNGKAPDILIISRESEFDKTIPLFNIEGREVFIEDNFSRLENYKNIIIEGSSTMFELSKDLVDYYLCYIAPTMNGNSGFEKVKEKFEILNICQEEQDIIMWMKRER, encoded by the coding sequence GAGGCTTGGAAATATCAAGGTCTCACCTATCCAAACCCAGCAGTTGGTTGTGTACTTGTTGGTTTAAACAATGAGTTATTAGCAGTAGAAGCTCACCAAAAAGCTGGATATCCACACGCTGAAGTTTTAGCTTTGCAAAGTGCGTATTATAAACTTACAAAAGATGTTGATATACTTGCTTTAGTTTCTTCAAAAGATATACATACATTTCTTCTACAAAATCATAATAATATGTTCAAAGAGGTATCTCTTTACACCACATTGGAACCTTGTTCTCATATTGGCAAAACTCCATCTTGTGCATCTTTGATTTCTGAGCTTGGAATTAAAAAAGTTTTTGTAGGTTTTAATGATATTAACACTCTTGCATCTGGTGGAAATGAAGTTTTAAAAAAGAGTGGAATAGATGTTGAAACATCTTTGCTAGAAAAAAAATCATCAAATTTAATATTACCATTTAATAAGTGGAATAAAGAAAAATTTGTTTTTTTTAAATGGGCACAGAGATTAAATGGTACTACAGATGCAGGCAATGTGAGTTCAGATGCTTCAAGAAAAAATGTTCATGCTATGAGAAATGTTTGTGATTTACTTGTTATAGGTGGAAATACTGTTCGAATTGACAGACCAACTTTAGATGCAAGGCTTGTAAATGGTAAAGCTCCAGATATATTAATCATATCAAGAGAGAGCGAGTTTGATAAAACAATCCCTTTATTTAATATTGAGGGAAGAGAAGTTTTTATAGAAGATAATTTTTCACGCTTAGAAAATTATAAAAACATCATAATAGAGGGAAGTTCAACTATGTTTGAACTTAGTAAAGATTTAGTTGATTATTATCTTTGTTATATAGCTCCAACTATGAATGGTAATAGTGGATTTGAAAAAGTAAAAGAAAAATTTGAAATTTTAAATATATGCCAAGAAGAGCAAGATATAATCATGTGGATGAAAAGGGAAAGATAA
- the sppA gene encoding signal peptide peptidase SppA encodes MQFLKKLFSPITATLSFIQNHFKAMIFILIVVLIFAPSSEQDLTPNNLQSINLVGPIMDVSEVLEKIEKAESNNNIKGVLLVVDSPGGAVAPSIEIAYAIKRLKAKKPVVVYAQGTIASGSYYASIWANEIVANPGSMVGSIGVIMQGADVSELMGKIGISTQYVKAGKYKQVGTPDRKWESYEVNELNKVIQGTYDMFTQDVADARGLDVKKRDQFANAHIFTAAQAKEVGLIDSLGVSHNAKMKLILLSGVENPVWNKEDKFDKLMKKLSASAAVTLHTYFPALVLK; translated from the coding sequence ATGCAATTTTTAAAAAAACTATTTTCACCAATAACTGCAACACTAAGTTTTATACAAAATCATTTCAAAGCGATGATTTTTATACTTATAGTTGTACTAATTTTTGCTCCATCAAGTGAGCAAGACTTAACTCCAAATAACCTTCAAAGTATAAATCTAGTTGGACCAATAATGGATGTATCTGAGGTCTTAGAAAAAATTGAAAAAGCTGAATCAAACAATAATATAAAAGGTGTTTTACTTGTTGTTGATTCTCCAGGTGGCGCGGTAGCTCCTTCCATTGAGATAGCTTATGCCATTAAAAGACTCAAAGCAAAAAAACCAGTTGTTGTTTATGCTCAAGGAACTATTGCAAGCGGTAGTTACTATGCTAGCATCTGGGCAAATGAAATTGTAGCAAATCCAGGTTCTATGGTTGGTAGCATCGGTGTTATTATGCAAGGTGCTGATGTAAGTGAACTTATGGGCAAAATTGGCATCTCAACTCAGTATGTTAAAGCTGGTAAATACAAGCAAGTAGGAACTCCAGATAGAAAATGGGAATCTTATGAAGTAAATGAGTTGAACAAAGTTATACAAGGAACTTACGATATGTTTACTCAGGATGTAGCAGATGCTAGAGGGCTTGATGTCAAAAAAAGAGATCAGTTTGCAAATGCTCACATATTTACAGCTGCTCAAGCAAAAGAAGTGGGTTTAATTGACTCTCTTGGAGTAAGTCACAATGCTAAAATGAAACTTATTTTGCTAAGTGGCGTTGAAAATCCAGTATGGAACAAAGAAGATAAGTTTGATAAGCTTATGAAAAAGTTATCAGCATCTGCTGCGGTAACTCTTCATACTTATTTTCCAGCTTTGGTTTTGAAGTAA
- the aroQ gene encoding type II 3-dehydroquinate dehydratase — MKIVVIQGPNLNMLGIREQNIYGPMKLEQIHAQMKEFAAQNGMEIEFFQSNLEGEIVDKVQECYGDANGIIINAAAYTHTSIAIRDAISAVNLPTIEVHISNIHRREEFRKENMIAPVCTSSVVGFGPFGYHLAMVGMLQIMSEMRAAQEMQKQQVAAE; from the coding sequence ATGAAAATAGTAGTTATACAAGGTCCAAACTTAAATATGCTTGGTATTAGAGAGCAAAATATATATGGTCCAATGAAGTTAGAGCAAATTCACGCGCAAATGAAAGAATTTGCAGCTCAAAATGGTATGGAAATTGAATTTTTTCAAAGTAACTTAGAGGGCGAAATCGTAGATAAAGTTCAAGAGTGTTATGGAGATGCTAATGGTATCATTATCAATGCAGCTGCATATACTCACACTTCAATAGCTATTAGAGATGCTATCTCAGCAGTTAATCTTCCTACAATAGAAGTTCATATTAGTAATATTCATCGTCGTGAAGAATTTAGAAAAGAAAACATGATTGCACCAGTTTGTACTTCTTCGGTAGTTGGATTTGGTCCTTTTGGATATCATTTAGCAATGGTTGGTATGTTGCAAATTATGAGTGAAATGAGAGCAGCTCAAGAGATGCAAAAACAACAAGTAGCAGCTGAATAA
- a CDS encoding FmdE family protein: protein MSYPDFFNEVQTIKVQDPLSLVLGAFTQGIYEFNYLDVVKSAGHSCPTVAGAYLITCEALKALYKDELPVRGNIKVEFQESLEDGVAGVISNVISQITGATDKSGFKGLAGKFARHSLMDFEASIDSSARFTRVDSGKSVDVFYNPSSIMPSPKMQPLMQKMMSGMAEPTEVKEFGELWQDRVKRIFENTSSVIEVVEV, encoded by the coding sequence ATGAGTTATCCAGATTTTTTCAACGAAGTACAAACTATAAAAGTTCAAGACCCATTATCATTAGTATTGGGTGCATTTACACAAGGGATATATGAGTTTAATTATTTAGATGTAGTTAAATCAGCAGGACATAGTTGTCCAACAGTAGCAGGTGCTTATCTTATAACTTGTGAAGCTTTAAAAGCTCTTTACAAAGATGAACTTCCAGTTCGTGGAAATATAAAAGTAGAGTTTCAAGAGTCACTTGAAGATGGTGTTGCTGGTGTTATTTCTAATGTTATTTCTCAAATAACAGGAGCAACTGATAAGAGTGGATTTAAAGGTTTAGCTGGAAAATTTGCTAGACACTCTCTTATGGATTTTGAAGCTTCAATTGATTCATCTGCTAGATTTACTAGAGTTGATAGTGGTAAAAGCGTTGATGTTTTTTATAATCCATCTTCTATTATGCCAAGTCCAAAGATGCAACCTTTAATGCAAAAAATGATGAGTGGTATGGCGGAACCTACTGAAGTTAAAGAGTTTGGTGAACTTTGGCAAGATAGAGTTAAAAGAATTTTTGAAAACACTAGTAGTGTTATTGAGGTTGTAGAGGTTTGA
- the folK gene encoding 2-amino-4-hydroxy-6-hydroxymethyldihydropteridine diphosphokinase: MYLKRKLSESLTTFKSLHFGRSFKSKNLHRYKVTLGIGGNVGDVKRRFEHLLIFFKKDKKVELLQTSLILKNPPFGYADQDDFLNSIIVLQVSMQPLAFLEYLHRVEKKFARKRSFANAPRTLDLDIIFFDSRFINTNKLTLPHKSWFERESVLIPLADINR, translated from the coding sequence ATGTATCTAAAGCGTAAACTAAGTGAAAGTTTAACAACTTTTAAAAGTTTGCACTTTGGAAGAAGTTTTAAATCTAAAAACTTACATCGTTACAAGGTTACTCTTGGAATAGGTGGAAATGTTGGAGATGTCAAACGAAGGTTTGAGCATCTGTTAATATTTTTTAAAAAAGATAAAAAAGTTGAACTTTTACAAACATCGTTGATTTTGAAAAATCCTCCTTTTGGTTATGCGGACCAAGATGATTTTTTAAATTCAATCATTGTACTTCAAGTAAGCATGCAGCCCTTAGCTTTTCTTGAGTATTTACATAGAGTAGAGAAAAAATTTGCACGCAAAAGAAGTTTTGCAAATGCCCCAAGGACTTTAGATTTGGATATCATCTTTTTTGATAGTAGATTTATAAATACAAATAAACTTACCCTGCCACATAAAAGTTGGTTTGAAAGAGAGAGTGTGTTGATTCCATTGGCGGATATAAATAGATGA
- a CDS encoding metal-dependent hydrolase translates to MQIISPNYILTPETLLCDLAIAFDKQIKKIAPLQELTKEYPDAKVTILEKNSLIMPGLINAHVHIEFSANKTSLSYGDFMSWLYSVIENREDLIGGCDSKCMNKAIDAMLNAGITTFGAISSHGMDLEACADAPQNVVFFNELIGSQATMADALFGDFISRLDASKSINREGFHPGVAIHSPYSVHPILIKKALEIVKNEDLKLTAHFMESEAERNWLDASDGDFKKFFVDLLKQDKSVCDSKEFLEHFDGHNTLLTHGVNANDEELKTIAKNNHTIIHCPISNRLLGNKTLNIKKLNDKKIRWIVATDGLSSNYKLDLFEEMKMSLFMHSDAPLLEFANALLRGVTIDAANALNLNTGEIAEGKNADMIVLDLDKEPNDELAIHLILHRYNISKVYINGKIKKGS, encoded by the coding sequence ATGCAAATAATATCACCAAACTATATATTAACACCCGAAACTCTGCTCTGTGATTTAGCAATCGCTTTTGATAAACAAATAAAAAAAATTGCACCACTACAAGAGCTTACAAAAGAGTATCCAGATGCTAAAGTTACTATTTTAGAAAAAAACTCACTTATTATGCCAGGACTTATAAACGCACATGTTCATATTGAATTTAGCGCAAACAAAACTAGCCTTAGCTATGGCGACTTTATGAGTTGGCTTTATAGTGTAATTGAAAATCGTGAGGATTTAATAGGAGGATGTGACTCAAAATGTATGAACAAAGCCATAGATGCTATGCTAAATGCTGGAATAACAACTTTTGGAGCTATTAGTTCACATGGCATGGATTTAGAAGCTTGTGCAGATGCTCCTCAAAATGTAGTTTTTTTCAATGAACTTATAGGCTCACAAGCTACTATGGCAGATGCACTCTTTGGTGATTTTATCTCAAGGCTAGATGCTTCTAAGAGTATAAATAGAGAAGGGTTTCATCCTGGAGTTGCTATTCACTCACCATATTCAGTTCATCCTATTTTAATTAAAAAAGCTCTTGAGATTGTCAAAAATGAAGACTTAAAACTTACAGCTCATTTTATGGAGAGTGAAGCTGAGAGAAATTGGTTAGATGCGAGTGATGGAGATTTTAAAAAGTTCTTTGTAGATTTACTAAAGCAAGACAAGTCAGTATGTGATTCAAAAGAGTTTTTAGAGCATTTTGATGGACACAATACGCTTTTAACTCATGGAGTAAATGCAAATGATGAAGAACTAAAAACTATAGCTAAAAACAATCATACTATTATCCATTGTCCAATTTCAAATAGACTCTTAGGAAATAAAACTTTAAATATAAAAAAATTAAATGATAAAAAAATAAGATGGATAGTAGCGACTGATGGACTCAGTTCAAACTACAAACTAGATCTTTTTGAAGAGATGAAAATGTCTCTATTTATGCATAGCGACGCACCTCTTTTAGAATTTGCAAATGCGCTTCTTAGAGGAGTAACCATAGATGCTGCTAATGCGCTCAATCTAAACACAGGTGAGATTGCAGAGGGAAAAAATGCTGATATGATTGTTTTGGATTTAGATAAAGAACCAAACGATGAGTTAGCAATCCATTTAATTTTACATAGATATAATATCTCCAAAGTTTACATAAACGGAAAAATAAAAAAAGGTTCTTAA
- a CDS encoding FAD-dependent oxidoreductase yields MTQNHYNVIVVGGGVSGAALFYELGRYTDIKNICLLEKYGSLSSLNSNGSANSQTIHCGDIETNYTLEKAAKVKKTAKMVEKYCLQYGYENKVIFSHQKLALGVGYEEVDYIKNRYKEFKSLYPYLEFYTKEQLAEIEPAVIFDKDGKERPEDIVGMGAQGEYTTVDFKALSDTFIDNTLKIEDKVTDIFFNNEVKEIQKIGSIYHIQTTMSQFTADFVVVDAGAHSLFLAHQMGHGLDYGCLPMAGSFYMGNRKILNGKVYMVQNPKLPFAALHGDPDILVNGFTRFGPTALMLPKLERFKSGTYIDFFKTLRLDFTVLKIFYDLFKDSDIRNYVLKNFMFEVPYINKKLFVQDARKIVPSLSEEDVSYAKGFGGVRPQILDKKNQKLMLGEASINTGEGIIFNMTPSPGATSCLGNALRDVEVICDFLGFHFNKELFNDELVEKETKQEDAKDE; encoded by the coding sequence ATGACACAAAATCACTATAATGTAATTGTTGTTGGAGGCGGTGTATCTGGAGCTGCTCTCTTTTATGAACTGGGTCGATATACAGATATAAAAAACATTTGTTTGCTTGAAAAATACGGTTCTTTATCTTCTTTGAACTCAAATGGCTCAGCTAATTCACAAACGATTCATTGTGGAGATATTGAGACAAACTACACACTTGAAAAAGCAGCAAAAGTAAAGAAAACTGCAAAGATGGTTGAAAAATATTGTCTTCAGTATGGCTATGAAAATAAAGTAATTTTTTCTCATCAAAAGTTGGCTCTTGGTGTTGGATACGAAGAAGTTGATTATATAAAAAACAGATATAAAGAGTTTAAATCACTCTATCCTTATTTAGAGTTTTATACAAAAGAGCAATTAGCTGAGATAGAACCAGCTGTAATCTTTGACAAAGATGGAAAAGAGCGTCCTGAAGATATAGTAGGTATGGGCGCTCAAGGCGAATATACTACGGTTGACTTTAAAGCTTTAAGCGATACATTTATAGACAACACCTTAAAAATAGAAGATAAAGTTACTGATATCTTTTTTAACAATGAAGTAAAAGAGATTCAAAAAATCGGAAGCATCTATCATATACAAACTACAATGAGTCAGTTTACGGCTGACTTTGTTGTTGTAGATGCTGGAGCGCATTCACTTTTTCTTGCACATCAAATGGGTCATGGTCTAGACTACGGATGTCTTCCTATGGCTGGTAGTTTTTATATGGGAAATCGCAAAATTTTGAATGGAAAAGTCTATATGGTACAAAATCCAAAACTTCCGTTTGCAGCCTTGCATGGTGACCCTGACATCCTTGTAAATGGTTTTACAAGATTTGGTCCAACTGCGTTAATGCTACCAAAACTTGAACGTTTTAAATCTGGAACTTACATAGATTTTTTCAAAACTTTAAGACTTGATTTTACAGTTCTTAAAATATTTTATGATTTATTTAAAGATTCTGACATCAGAAATTATGTGCTTAAAAACTTTATGTTTGAAGTTCCATATATAAATAAAAAACTTTTTGTTCAAGATGCAAGAAAAATAGTCCCCTCTCTAAGCGAAGAAGATGTCTCTTATGCTAAAGGTTTTGGTGGAGTAAGACCTCAAATCTTAGATAAGAAAAATCAAAAACTTATGCTTGGTGAAGCTTCTATAAATACTGGAGAAGGAATTATATTTAACATGACGCCATCTCCTGGGGCTACTTCATGTTTAGGCAACGCACTTAGAGATGTAGAAGTTATATGTGATTTTTTAGGTTTTCATTTTAATAAAGAACTTTTTAATGATGAGCTAGTGGAGAAAGAAACTAAACAAGAGGATGCAAAAGATGAGTAG
- the ubiE gene encoding bifunctional demethylmenaquinone methyltransferase/2-methoxy-6-polyprenyl-1,4-benzoquinol methylase UbiE yields MKKQETQKQEKIVSMFDNIAPTYDTANRVMSMGVDKSWRRKACDLAYEFYAKDSIDKIVDVACGTGDMMDFWRSRAEISGVAVGEIVGVDPSRGMVDVARKKYPKFNYHISKATDIPLEDASADFLSITYGIRNVVERKEALDEFNRVLKKDGLVVILEFMKNENPSFLGQVRDFYMNKILPKVGGFISKNLEAYEYLPNSIEDFSTVENMQNELIEAGFEMLYTKSFSMDISTLLIARKK; encoded by the coding sequence ATGAAAAAGCAAGAAACACAAAAACAAGAAAAAATTGTATCAATGTTTGATAATATTGCTCCAACTTATGATACTGCAAATCGTGTAATGAGTATGGGTGTAGATAAAAGTTGGAGACGTAAGGCTTGTGATTTGGCTTATGAATTTTATGCAAAAGATTCTATTGATAAAATTGTAGATGTAGCTTGTGGAACTGGTGATATGATGGATTTTTGGCGTTCACGTGCAGAAATATCCGGAGTAGCAGTTGGAGAGATAGTTGGTGTTGATCCATCACGTGGGATGGTTGATGTCGCTCGTAAAAAGTATCCTAAGTTTAATTATCATATCTCAAAAGCTACAGACATCCCGCTTGAAGATGCTAGTGCAGATTTTTTAAGTATTACATATGGTATAAGAAATGTCGTTGAGAGAAAAGAAGCTCTTGATGAATTTAATAGAGTATTAAAAAAAGATGGACTTGTAGTTATTTTAGAATTTATGAAAAATGAAAATCCATCTTTTTTAGGTCAAGTTAGAGATTTTTATATGAATAAAATTTTACCAAAAGTTGGTGGCTTTATTTCAAAAAATTTAGAAGCTTATGAGTATCTTCCAAACTCTATAGAAGACTTTTCAACAGTTGAAAATATGCAAAATGAACTCATTGAAGCTGGTTTTGAGATGCTATATACAAAAAGTTTTTCTATGGATATTTCTACTCTATTGATAGCAAGAAAAAAATAA